The following proteins come from a genomic window of Thermoflexus sp.:
- a CDS encoding bifunctional 4-hydroxy-2-oxoglutarate aldolase/2-dehydro-3-deoxy-phosphogluconate aldolase codes for MSARTDGHAMAERFRKVLEAFARARVIPVAVLENEEEACVLAAAMQEAGIPALEVTFRTPAAPEVIRYLRQAYPLIRIGAGTILSPEQAEEAVAAGAEFLVSPGWEAELGCWCREHGVLLIPGVATPTEIMAAWRQGWEVFKFFPAEAMGGVQVLEALAPVFPHARFIPTGGIQAGNLIDYLRLPNVLACAGTWLADRQLIREGKKEELVRRAREALALAREATTGGLAAILS; via the coding sequence ATGAGCGCAAGGACGGACGGCCACGCGATGGCGGAGCGATTCCGGAAGGTGCTGGAGGCCTTCGCCCGGGCGCGGGTGATCCCGGTGGCGGTCCTGGAAAACGAAGAGGAAGCTTGCGTCCTGGCAGCCGCCATGCAAGAGGCAGGGATCCCGGCGCTGGAGGTCACCTTTCGCACTCCGGCGGCCCCGGAGGTGATCCGATACCTGCGGCAAGCCTATCCGCTCATACGGATCGGTGCTGGGACGATTCTCTCCCCAGAGCAGGCAGAGGAGGCGGTGGCGGCGGGCGCGGAGTTTCTGGTCTCCCCGGGGTGGGAGGCGGAGCTGGGCTGTTGGTGCCGTGAGCATGGGGTTCTCCTGATCCCCGGGGTGGCGACTCCCACGGAGATCATGGCCGCATGGCGGCAGGGATGGGAGGTGTTCAAATTCTTCCCGGCGGAGGCTATGGGTGGGGTGCAGGTCCTTGAAGCCCTGGCGCCGGTTTTCCCGCACGCCCGCTTTATCCCCACGGGAGGGATCCAGGCGGGAAATCTCATCGATTATCTGCGCTTGCCCAACGTGCTTGCCTGCGCCGGCACCTGGCTGGCGGATCGTCAGCTAATTCGCGAGGGAAAGAAAGAGGAATTGGTTCGCAGGGCCCGAGAGGCTTTGGCCCTCGCTCGGGAGGCGACAACGGGAGGCCTGGCCGCTATCCTGTCGTGA
- a CDS encoding sugar-binding transcriptional regulator, whose translation MPRKTSYPFPTREELLAYVASLYYQRGWDQGRIARRLGLSRSMVSRLLSEARRRRIVQIHIQWPVKTVSPLESRLMEAFSLQGARVLDAENSSYRELLGQLGRLAAMELLPHLRDGMTVAVTWGVTLWEVVQALPSSSYPRLRIVQCLGALGGRQPCDSPSIVRKLAETLGAQGYYLHAPVMVEREEVAQRLLEERAIKEVLDLARSADLLLVGIGTTHAEASSLKRAGYLSDEDLAELRRRGAVGYICARYLDLKGLPVSTPFDQRTIGLTLEDIRRIPCVIAVAGGLVKAQAILAALRSGLIDILITDKGAATEALNLHLRESP comes from the coding sequence ATGCCACGGAAGACATCCTACCCGTTTCCGACCCGCGAGGAGCTCCTGGCCTATGTGGCCAGCCTGTATTATCAACGCGGCTGGGATCAGGGTCGCATCGCCCGGCGGCTGGGCCTGAGCCGTTCGATGGTCTCCCGTCTCCTCAGCGAGGCGCGGCGCAGGCGCATCGTTCAGATCCACATCCAGTGGCCGGTAAAAACCGTTTCCCCTCTGGAAAGCCGCCTCATGGAAGCCTTCTCCCTGCAGGGCGCTCGCGTGTTGGATGCGGAGAACTCCTCCTATCGGGAGCTGCTGGGCCAGCTCGGAAGGCTGGCCGCTATGGAGCTGCTTCCCCACCTCCGGGATGGAATGACGGTAGCTGTCACCTGGGGAGTCACCCTGTGGGAGGTGGTGCAGGCCCTCCCTTCCTCGTCCTATCCGCGGCTGCGGATCGTCCAGTGTCTGGGGGCGCTGGGAGGGCGCCAGCCGTGTGACAGCCCCTCCATCGTCCGCAAGCTGGCGGAGACCCTGGGGGCTCAGGGGTATTACTTGCATGCCCCGGTGATGGTGGAGCGCGAAGAGGTCGCCCAACGTCTGCTGGAGGAGCGGGCTATCAAGGAAGTCCTGGATCTGGCTCGAAGCGCGGACCTGTTGCTGGTCGGCATTGGGACGACTCATGCGGAGGCCTCCTCTTTGAAGCGCGCTGGATATCTGTCCGATGAGGATCTGGCGGAGCTGCGCCGGCGGGGCGCAGTGGGCTATATCTGCGCGCGGTATCTGGATCTAAAGGGTCTCCCGGTGAGCACGCCTTTCGATCAGAGGACGATCGGCCTGACCCTGGAGGACATCCGCCGCATCCCGTGTGTGATCGCAGTGGCCGGTGGCCTGGTGAAGGCGCAGGCGATCCTGGCGGCCCTGCGCAGCGGCCTGATCGACATCCTGATCACGGATAAAGGGGCGGCTACGGAAGCGCTGAATCTCCATCTTCGAGAATCCCCATGA
- a CDS encoding branched-chain amino acid ABC transporter permease, which produces MPMPRALSGFGMVGFGAMAFWNHNLGKLVAFGSTVPGGAIPTPLAQEPLGLVFARMAAMTVAGLCGGWGMERTRSGDYSRSWGVPAGLLLLGVLMLSGREPIERWILESPADLRFLLAIWAGALAGGALGAWMEATLIRPLYARPIYQVLLTLGLSYVGTELVRVVWGPGNYAPLPRPSLFAAPCLASSVGEWLRQGCASFNVLGRPFPTYRLLIIGVGVAMWAGIGLLLRWTRIGIAVRAAVEDREMVEALGIPVRRLFTGVFAMGSALAALGGVVATPFLGLSPAMGLEFLLQAFIAVIIGGMGHYGGAAVGAFLVGLARAFGDYLVTVGITLPGLTEAIRFSPAIARASTVLLMAVILLLRPSGLFGQKTG; this is translated from the coding sequence ATGCCGATGCCCCGCGCCCTCTCCGGATTCGGCATGGTGGGGTTTGGGGCCATGGCTTTCTGGAATCACAACCTGGGGAAGCTGGTCGCCTTCGGGAGCACAGTGCCCGGAGGGGCGATCCCCACTCCCCTTGCGCAGGAGCCGCTGGGTCTGGTCTTCGCCCGGATGGCCGCCATGACGGTGGCCGGATTGTGTGGGGGATGGGGGATGGAGCGAACGCGTTCTGGAGACTACTCCCGATCATGGGGGGTGCCAGCCGGCTTGCTGTTGCTGGGCGTTCTGATGCTGAGTGGTCGGGAGCCGATCGAGCGCTGGATCTTGGAAAGCCCGGCAGATCTCCGATTCCTCCTGGCGATCTGGGCAGGCGCTCTGGCGGGCGGCGCCCTGGGCGCCTGGATGGAAGCCACCCTGATCCGTCCCCTTTACGCCCGCCCCATCTATCAAGTTCTCCTGACGCTCGGCCTGTCTTATGTGGGCACGGAACTGGTGCGGGTGGTCTGGGGGCCTGGAAACTATGCTCCGTTGCCTCGGCCCTCCCTCTTCGCTGCGCCGTGTCTGGCCTCATCGGTTGGGGAATGGCTGCGTCAGGGATGCGCCTCCTTCAACGTGCTGGGGCGTCCTTTCCCCACCTATCGGTTGTTGATCATCGGGGTAGGGGTCGCGATGTGGGCAGGGATCGGCCTGTTGTTACGCTGGACCCGCATCGGCATCGCGGTGCGAGCTGCGGTAGAGGATCGAGAGATGGTGGAAGCCCTGGGGATCCCGGTGCGGCGGCTTTTCACCGGCGTGTTCGCCATGGGGTCGGCCCTGGCGGCTCTGGGCGGCGTGGTGGCCACGCCGTTCCTGGGCTTGAGCCCGGCGATGGGGCTGGAGTTTCTGCTTCAGGCCTTCATCGCCGTCATCATCGGGGGCATGGGGCATTACGGCGGCGCAGCGGTGGGCGCCTTTCTCGTTGGCCTCGCGCGAGCTTTCGGAGATTACCTGGTCACGGTAGGGATCACCCTTCCAGGCCTGACGGAGGCCATCCGCTTTTCTCCAGCCATCGCCCGCGCCTCCACCGTGCTGCTCATGGCCGTGATCCTTCTGCTCCGCCCCAGCGGACTGTTTGGACAGAAGACGGGATAA
- a CDS encoding branched-chain amino acid ABC transporter permease, whose amino-acid sequence MERTGIHQEILSRGSVFRLWIRRHGVGLAGLVILAGLPFWLSGIRGEPVEAGWPRFLQGLLIRVYLMAVYALSYDLLMGYTGILSFGHALFFGGGAYIIGILLKHFQAPLLVAMLAVTLFAMGISGLVGALSLRVRGVYLAMVTLALAQAAFILSEATDFRQYTGAEDGLQGIPVPAWLDPAEHRLRFYYLAMVFMLGAYFLVRRLVDSPTGRVWIALRENEERAVALGYSPLAFRLLAFMCSGTLAALAGALNALFNKNATPSLLSVNTTIQALLMTLVGGVGTLSGPMFGAALLELAGYLFNRVFGPLWFLLFGLFYVMVVLAFPHGLAGAWRRAWARHHGPLQGSAPGSEGSARSASL is encoded by the coding sequence ATGGAGCGCACCGGGATCCATCAGGAGATCCTCTCGCGAGGATCTGTTTTCCGCTTATGGATTCGGCGGCATGGGGTGGGGCTGGCCGGCCTGGTCATCCTGGCCGGGTTGCCGTTCTGGTTGAGTGGGATACGGGGCGAGCCCGTGGAGGCCGGATGGCCTCGGTTTCTTCAAGGCCTGCTCATCCGCGTTTATCTGATGGCCGTTTATGCGCTGAGCTATGATCTCCTGATGGGTTACACTGGGATCCTCTCCTTTGGTCATGCCCTGTTCTTCGGCGGTGGAGCCTACATCATCGGCATTCTGCTCAAGCACTTCCAGGCTCCCTTGCTGGTTGCCATGCTCGCGGTCACCCTTTTCGCCATGGGAATCAGCGGGCTGGTCGGCGCCCTCTCTCTACGAGTACGAGGGGTGTATCTGGCGATGGTGACCCTGGCGTTAGCCCAGGCCGCCTTTATTCTGAGCGAAGCGACCGATTTCCGGCAATACACGGGAGCCGAGGATGGTCTTCAGGGCATCCCTGTTCCGGCTTGGCTGGACCCTGCGGAGCACCGCCTGCGGTTCTACTATTTGGCCATGGTTTTTATGCTGGGGGCCTATTTCCTGGTGCGTCGTCTGGTGGATTCCCCAACCGGCCGGGTCTGGATCGCGTTGCGGGAGAACGAAGAGCGCGCCGTCGCACTGGGGTATTCCCCCCTGGCTTTCCGGTTGCTGGCCTTTATGTGCTCCGGTACGCTGGCTGCGCTGGCAGGGGCGTTGAACGCTTTGTTCAACAAAAACGCCACGCCTTCGTTGTTGAGCGTCAACACCACGATCCAGGCCCTGCTGATGACCCTGGTAGGCGGAGTGGGAACCTTAAGCGGCCCCATGTTCGGCGCGGCGCTGCTGGAGCTCGCCGGTTATCTGTTTAACCGGGTGTTCGGCCCTCTTTGGTTCTTGCTGTTCGGCCTTTTCTATGTGATGGTGGTGCTGGCTTTTCCCCACGGACTGGCGGGTGCCTGGCGGCGCGCATGGGCCCGCCATCATGGTCCATTGCAGGGATCGGCTCCTGGATCGGAGGGATCTGCGCGCTCCGCCTCTCTTTGA
- a CDS encoding phosphotriesterase-related protein, producing the protein MAVIRTVAGDIPPESLGICYAHEHVFCRPPVEDPDLILDREDVAIRELRWFREAGGQALVEMSPPDYGRDVQALYRISQATGVHLIAVTGHHKEAFSGPWVEGRSVHELAERFMREIVEGIDGTGIRAGVIKAGSSLNCITPNEEKVFRAAALAHRLTGAPISTHTEAGTMGLEQVALLRSEGVDPARVIIGHVDRRMEWEYHLALARTGVYLGYDQIGKEKYAPDRLRIEFIRRLIAEGYGKQIVLGGDMARKSYWPSYGTGGGPGLTYILWRFIPWLRSEGVSEEAIQDLLIHNPARALAIA; encoded by the coding sequence GTGGCGGTCATCCGGACAGTAGCCGGTGATATCCCGCCGGAATCCCTGGGAATTTGTTACGCCCATGAGCATGTCTTCTGCCGGCCTCCGGTAGAGGATCCGGATCTCATTCTGGACCGCGAGGACGTTGCCATCCGGGAGTTGCGCTGGTTCCGGGAAGCGGGCGGACAGGCGCTGGTGGAGATGTCCCCGCCGGACTACGGTCGCGATGTCCAGGCCCTGTATCGGATCTCTCAGGCGACGGGCGTGCATCTCATCGCCGTTACCGGTCATCATAAGGAAGCCTTCTCTGGCCCCTGGGTGGAGGGTCGTTCCGTTCACGAGTTGGCCGAGCGGTTCATGCGGGAGATCGTGGAGGGCATTGACGGGACAGGGATCCGTGCCGGTGTCATTAAGGCCGGCAGCAGCCTGAATTGCATCACGCCGAACGAGGAGAAAGTTTTTCGGGCCGCTGCTCTTGCCCATCGCCTCACGGGTGCCCCGATCTCCACCCATACCGAGGCGGGCACGATGGGCCTGGAGCAGGTAGCCCTCCTGCGATCCGAGGGGGTGGATCCGGCCCGGGTGATCATCGGCCATGTCGATCGTCGGATGGAGTGGGAGTATCACCTGGCCCTCGCCCGCACAGGGGTTTATTTGGGCTATGACCAGATCGGCAAGGAAAAATACGCCCCGGATCGCCTCCGGATCGAGTTCATCCGACGGCTGATCGCCGAGGGTTACGGGAAGCAGATTGTGCTGGGCGGGGACATGGCCCGGAAATCCTATTGGCCCAGTTATGGAACGGGGGGCGGCCCGGGGCTCACTTATATCCTGTGGCGTTTCATCCCATGGTTGCGCTCAGAGGGGGTGTCCGAGGAGGCAATCCAGGACCTCCTGATCCACAATCCG